A region of the Gopherus flavomarginatus isolate rGopFla2 chromosome 3, rGopFla2.mat.asm, whole genome shotgun sequence genome:
tttgtagaggaagagtcaatatggtatttgtaaaggaaatcatgcctcaccaatctactagaattctttaagggggtcaacaagcatgtggacaaggggatccagtggatatagtgtacttagattttcagaaagcattcgacaaggttcctcaccaaaggctcctaagcaaagtaagctgccatgggataagagggaaggtccttttatggactggtaactggttaaaagataggaaaaaaatgttaggaataaattgtcagttttcagaatggagaggggtaaataagaggtgtcccccagaggtctgtactaagcccagtcctatttaacatattcttaaatgatctagaaaaaggggtgaacagtgaggtggcaaaatttgctgatgatataaaactactcaagacagttaagtcccaggcggactgcgaagagctacaaaaggatctctcaaaactgggtgactgggcaacaaaatggcagatgaaattcaatgttgataaatgcgaagtaatgcacattggaaaacataatcccaactatacatataaaatgatggggtataaatgagctgttaccactcaagaaagatcttggagtcactgtggatagttctctgaaaatatccactcaatgtgcagcggcagtcaaaaaagcgaacaagagtgttgggaatcattaagaaagggatagataataagatagaaaagtacgcccacatcttgaatactgcatgcagatgtgatctcaaaaaaaagatatattggaattggaaaaggttcagaaaagggcgacaaaaatgatgaggggtatggaacagcttccttatgaggaaagattagtaaaactgggacttttcagcttagaaaggagatgactaagggcggatatgacagaggtctataaaatgatgactggtgtggagaaagtaaataagtgttatttagtccttctcaagaactaggggtcaccaaactaAGTTAGTAGgcagaagatttaaaacaaaccaaaggaagtattttttcacacaatgcacagtcaacctgtggaactctttgccagaggatgttgtgaatgccaagactataccagggttcaaaaaagaactagatatgttcgtggagaataggtccatcaatggctattagccaggatgggcagggatggtgtccttagcctctgtttgccaaaagctgggaatgggcaatgggatggatcacttgatgattaactgttcAGTTCAttcgctctggggcacctggcattggccactgtcagaaggcaggctactgggctagatggacctttggtctgatccagtatggcccttCTTCTGTTCTAAGGCCAGAAGATACCATTATGATCAGTcaatctgaccttctgcatagctCACAGGCCAAAGAATTTTACCCAGTAATTTCTGTATTAAGTCCATAACCTCTGTTGTGAGCTATCATCACCTCTTGCTCAGTTTAGGGCAAAGGGCAGGGAAACAAAGCAGTACTGGTGTCACCGAATTTGGTTCACGTTCTGCTCCAGTAGTCTATCTGGCAGAAAAATCAGTGTTGGTCTGTTCTTTAAGTCAGTAAAGACCAATATTTTGGGTCAGAtctgctcctggagctaggggttCAGCGCTATACAGACGGAATGGTGAGGTTGGAAACTGGACAGAGACTGAGGTTTGAAATGAACACATCCTCCCCAGCAAGCAGCATTAGAGAGAGTTTgaactcccttcctttccccagccAGTCAATTAACAGGAGTGGCCCAAGGAATGGTTGCAGGCAGTCACTTAACCAGGGGGAGAGTGCTAGCTGCCTGAGCTGAGTCCAGGAGGTGGGAGATGAAGCAGCAGCCTAGAACAGGAGATGTGTGCAAAGCAGAGGAAAAGAGGTCTTTGGAGAAAGAGAGTGGGAAGGCTGGGACAGGATTTTGACATTAACAATACCAGAGTGTAATACAACTTAAAACTAACTCTACCAGACCATTGGGATGTTCTGGAATATCAGCTGAGCAGTCTGGTCAGAAAAATGAAACTCAGACATGTGACTACGATAAAATGTTCTGCTTTATATAACTGTTTCAGTGGACAAATGGAAAGGCTGCTGCTACAAAACCTTTGTACAGTATCTGCTGTTACAAAACCTTTGTTTGGTATTTACAGTATTTTCTAAATATACTTATTAAGGAGGTACAGTCTTTAAATTAAAGAGACAATGGCAAGATGAACATAATGAACAAATtgttttccttatctgtaaataaccaaaataatttttaaaatttgatttatttttcatcTTTGATATTGTCTGTTTACTTTTGGCATTTGACTTAGTTTAGGGCTTGTCAACTTGCCCTGAAATAACTTTAATTGTCTTTAaaaccaatatagttaaactAACACAAGAGGGGTGTCTGGACAGCTTTATCTGGTGTAAGAATGGCtaatttcagtttagtttaaacaGGTTCCTAGttgaattaaactaaaccaaaataagccactCTTAAACTAAAGTAAGAGCCGTTTGCACCACTAACTAAACaggtttaaattcacaccataAGTTATACTGTTGAAACTATCTTCTATAGGCAAAGAAACCCTTAGACAGTGGTTTCTACCTtctcagtttcacttcctggtttTCACACACTAACAAAAGGCTgcaagccaagattttcaaaggggattagtgattttgggtgcccaactcaaGACACCTTAAAAGGGCCCAATTTCCAGAAAGTGACTAATGGCCACCCACTGAAAAACAGCCCTTCTCGAAAGGTGTCAAGCTGGACACTCAGAAATTGGGGAATCTAAAACTGCTAGCCACTTCTGATCAATCTTAACCTTCCCAACACCGTGGAGGaatgttttcatatttttaagTGCAGAAATCATGTTATTAGGATTTtgtaaaacataaaaacaaacaatttcaggctcagctcctcagctggtataaatcagtgtcaTGTAATTGAAGTTAATTGAAAAaggttgatttataccagctgaggatctggctcagtgtTTCTAAACTGCATCTCCCATTAAATCTGTCTTATTGAAACTTCCCCCAccctacaaatatttaaaaaacaacaacactgctTTTCAAAGATATTTTAAACTGCAAACCCTAAATAAAATAGATGTCCATAACAAATTGACATCATTTTCATATAAATTCCATGCATTAGGAAAAATAATGCCACATATTTGATTTGAAAGTGAAACTATTGTGGCTGCAAGCTGGCAATACAATAATACAGTATCCCATTACTGCTCCCAGGAGAACAGTTGTCACTGAGTTTCTGAAACCAGCTGCTCAATCAGTTCCTTGGCATCCTTCATGCTGGAAGAGATCTCGGAGCCATCCTCTGCAACATGGGTTCCAATCAGGAACATCTTTCTCTCATCTCCCATTTCAGACAATGCCAGAGCATCATGAATGTCTGTGATGCAATAGGCACCTTTGAGATCCTGACCAACAAAGACAAAACAACTCTGTTACTTGCATCCCTTATAAACACCAATTATGCCATTCAGTCTCTGAGGCAAAGACCAGTACATTTGGATAATTGAGAGTGAATACTGTGATTtgaggggaagattttcaaaagtgcctaatggATTTCAGAGCATAAATTCCTATTGTCTCTGTGATTTGTGCTCCCAAAACCCTTtggtcttttgaaaatctgactagcTCCATTCTAATTTTTCTGTAGCATGAAAGCATACAATCCAAGGGCATGATCCTGTTTTATGCTGTTCCAATGTCTCTGACACCAAGGCCCATCCCCGAACTGGTAACGTGACCCAATGGATTTCTGGAAGTGCACACCCATCCGACAGATGCATGGCCCAAGTAAAAGTCAAGTTGTTAGAAAATCTGAGGCAAAGCAGAAGAAACAAACAGGGTTTTAGTAAGATAAGAGTatcttgtttaagaaaaaaacaggCATTTTCTTTGTCATATTGATATAATATGGGTGTGATTCAATTCAGGGCGCAGAGTAGCCAAGGAATACAAAGTTATCTTCTGTATTTTAGTGCATTAAGTAGGAGAAAATGTGTCTACCTGAGAGAAAGCATATTGCAGTTTCCATGTTCCTTCAGCTATGCACCCATTCATGAAACACAAAGTGCCTAATATAAAAAATCATTTGGGATCCACTAAATGCACCCTAGCAGGTAACGTGAAACATATAGATAAATGCCCTCCAGCCCCtaaattaaataatattttcccATGACACTATACAGACACACTGCTGAGCCTTCAGATCCAAACTGTCAACCAGGGTTAGCCAGTTCTCCATTTTTGCACCTGCAAATTGCACACACAATTTCACATGTGAAATTATTTACACGCCCATTTAGGTCATATGGATATGTAAGCACCTGACCTAAACTGTGAGTGCAAAACCAATCCTGAGTTTGTTTTCATCTGCAATTGGGAAGCACAAAATTGAAGACCAGCTTCTGAAATACCTGGCCTTTAAAGATTCAAATGTGTTTGGAGAAGGTTAAGTTTCCCTTTTACCTGTTTATTGGCTAGGATTACCACGGGCAGAGTGGAGTCATTTTGGATCAACTGATGGAGAAGCTGTTTAGCCAAAGGGAAGCGCTCATGATCTGCTGAATCCACAACGTATATCAGCACCAGAACCCTAGGCAGGTACATCTTCCAATAGGAACGCAAAGATTCGCTGCCCCCAACTGCAAGAGAACAGTATGGCAGAGCACTCTGTTAGTAACCCAAGCAATGCAGCTACAAGATATGCAATGTGAACACAAGATATTCAGATTAGAGAATATTTGATTTTATGTACTTTTGTTATCACTTAACAGTTCCTAACTATAAAGGCACCTAATCAAAATATCATCCTCTTATTTTTCAAACGTTAAGCTgtcctcagtctctctctctctccccccctctctctctgtttgttggGGAAAAGGGAGTAAGGGAAGCTAGACAGAATAGCAGATTCTCTCCCTGAAAACATTCCTACAAAAGACTATGTCCAGGTGCTTGCTCTTTATTAAGACctaacattttcaaacatttccTCTAGTTCTGAGGGTCTCTCGGTTTGGCTATCTGACTTGAGATACCCCGGATCTgtttttttcagaaatgctgagctctCCCTACTACAGTCAAGATGCACAGCCATAGGTGCTTAAAGAAGAAAATCCCAGTGAACTCACAGAACTATTCCTGTATTGCTTCGGATACATTCTACTGACCCTAATATCTTCTGGATCCTGAGTTAAGCTGTCTCCAGTATAAGGGCTGCAACACTATACCTCCCAACTACTCAGCTGAGTTACCCACCAGCAACATAACTGAGCTCAGCCTGCTCCAGTGTGCAAAGAGGACTTTTGCATTGCCTGTGGATTTCAGTAGGAGCAGTCCCCCAGTACAAGGGGTCTGTCACAGGTGTGATCATGCACTGCTACTCTGCGCAGCTTGCCTGAGCCACTCTTTTAAGAGACCAGAGGATCAGAATGTACAAGCTCCCTCTTAGGCAAACTTCAAAGTCAGTGCAATGCTCAAGTGGAgtctgatctagtctgatctcctgtttaacacaagccatagaatttcagcTAATTACTAACAGAGTGCTGAAAAACAGAACACCTCTGTGGACTATTACAACTACAAATATGTTGCATTTATAGCATGCTTTGCAAACATGGGGGCCAAATATTTCACAAATGGTCACTGAGTTGTGCCCCTGTCCTTTCAACATAAGACAtctggggcttgattttcagaggtgcaaaACTGTAACTGATTAGAATGGAGgctgtgggtgctctgcacctctggaaatcaggccccttggTGCGTCATGGTGGCTACCTAAAGTGAGCATGCACATTTGCAAACGTAGGCCTGACTGATCCTCACAATCACACTCAGAGGTAATACACAGATAGGGAGATTGATGCACAGAGGGGAAGAGGGTTTTTCAGAGCCATAAAGGGGAAAGAGTCAATGTCAGAGCCAGCAAtagttgtttatttaaaaaaaaaaaaaaaaagaaaaaggagataCTCCTATCTCCTGGAACCAGAAAGGacctttcactagcaggaccaagtactgattttttgccccagatccctaggtggccccctcaagaattgggctcacaaccctgggtttagcaggctaatgctcaaaccactgagctatccctcctccctgtccTGTGTTCACACCCAACCTTTTCTACTCTGCTTGACACTTCCCAGCCCTAGGTGCCTGTTGCAGCACCAGCGCCTCTTGGCTCAGAGAAGCTGTTCTCCTGGGGGAGCCCAGCTGAATGGCAAGAGGCACTGCTTCGGGGATAGTCTACACTACCACACTATATCAGCACAACTGCACCGCTGTAGAACGCCTGAAGATgtgctatgctgacaggagagcgcttTCATGTCGGCATAATTATTCCACCACAACGGTGTGGACACCGCTTTAAGTCAACGTAACTTGCATCACTctgggtggctttttcacacccctgagcgacacaaattacatcaacttaagtggtagtgtagacaagtcctaggTCTGGACACATGGCTTCCAAAGTCCCTCCTGTATCTGCTCCGCAGGGTAGTGTGACGACAGAGCTAGGAATAAGATCTGGGTTCTTCCGCATGGCAGGGCACAGCAGTATATGCACTGAGGAAGCACACTCTTGCACCTactgtgcatccagattcccaTAGACTTCAACTGGGATACAGGGTTAGGCTATTATACATACTGTATTACTACACAGGTAAGCCTGGGCTATATGGCTAAACACACAGTCACCCAACCGGCTTCTGACTGCATGTGTGGGGATCATGTGGATTGTGGGATGCCCCTTGCACCTCGGCAGTGGTTTTGCTGCATTGTATTTGTATATCTGAACTCACAGGGCATTCACACAATTGTGGAACAAGGGTTGGTCCCCCTTACACACGAGATCAGTCATCTTGGGTACTACTGTGGAGTAACTGTGGCCTGGAATTTTTagatgtcttcaccagacctttGTACCTCAAGTTAACTGACTGTCCATTAACTCAAGGTACTTTAACACACTGAATGTTTGTAGTTTGGCAGAGCAATTTTCCTGGGACAAATGACAATCGTTTGTAGCCTAGAACAAACGAGCCTTTCAAAAGAGGTGCCTTCACTAGGacaaaaggtgtgttcttaactcaagtGAGctcaggcctgggctacacttaCAGGTTCTGCCAGTTTAACGCACCTTCTGCTGTGGGCACAGCTATATCGGTATAAAAGTGCTTCTACTTGTATAGCTTATGCCAGTTCAGAGCAGTGGCATGGCTAGGAGTGGAAATTTGGGCGGGCCCTGACTGTTGGGTGGACGGGCAATGACAGATGGTGGTAGCTCAGCTTTTTCCCCACGCCACAACTATGCCCCTGGTTCAGAGAACGAACACAAAGCTACCCCAGCATAAACTGGAGCCTGGGTTCTTGCCCAGGCTCCAGACCCAACTCAGCTGCTTTTCTCTGTGGCTGGTAGGGATTTGGGCTAACACCCACGTAAGAGCccaggttaactgtgcagtgaagacagaccAAAAGTTAGCTTATTCAAGTTATTCAAGCTTATTCAAGTTAGCTTATTCAAGTTAAGAACACACCATTTCTCCTACTGAAGACCAGGCCAAGATGTTCGCAATCTTGAGTTAACTGGCAATTAATTAACTCAAGGTAGAAAAACctccagtgcagaccaggcctgtgATGTCAGCATACAACTGACTTCAAATCCTTTGCATAATGCTTCATATTGGTCAAAGGGGTGTGGAATTCTTCACCAGCTGGCTGCTTGTTTGGGAGGAGGAAGGCTTAAATACAGGGCCCTGTCTATTTACTGGGCACCAAGCTGGATCTGAAATCTGCAGCAAGGGCCAGGGTCCAGTGCAGACTAGAAATTTTGGAGCAGCTTCAGGTACATTCGATAAAGGAGGATTCCTTGAATTAAACACAAACACAGATAACACCAGCCATGATGATATCTTTGATTTATACTGATTTGA
Encoded here:
- the ARL9 gene encoding ADP-ribosylation factor-like protein 9, with the protein product MGSSLRRAGLAGAALVLGAGGAYAAWRYLARDPGGRALPPEPPLKPRAGGACGAAGEQGKPQSKQILVLGLDGAGKTSVLHSLATSHVKRSTAPTEGINAICINTEEAKMEFLEIGGSESLRSYWKMYLPRVLVLIYVVDSADHERFPLAKQLLHQLIQNDSTLPVVILANKQDLKGAYCITDIHDALALSEMGDERKMFLIGTHVAEDGSEISSSMKDAKELIEQLVSETQ